The following proteins come from a genomic window of Geminicoccaceae bacterium SCSIO 64248:
- a CDS encoding PqiC family protein — MSRARSAGLRACIVAVPLLLQACAGSEPVRFYTLEPIAEPAPRDVTISRDDRAIGIGPILLPDYLDRPQIVGRDGSNRIVMSDLDAWAAPLSEQFARTLAVNLADLLGTQNVYDQPLRRPVAIDNQVEVDINRFDIRADNVAVLDARWRLYGRDGESLQASGVLTVTEPAAPESGFEGRVQALSRCVAELSRKIAAAIASRSA, encoded by the coding sequence ATGAGCAGAGCCAGGAGCGCCGGCCTGCGGGCCTGTATCGTCGCGGTTCCGCTTCTCCTGCAGGCTTGCGCCGGCAGCGAGCCGGTCCGGTTCTACACGCTCGAGCCGATCGCGGAGCCGGCGCCACGCGACGTCACGATCAGTCGCGACGACCGGGCGATCGGGATCGGACCCATTCTCCTGCCCGACTATCTCGACCGGCCGCAGATCGTCGGCCGGGACGGCAGCAACCGGATCGTCATGTCCGACCTGGACGCCTGGGCGGCGCCGCTTTCCGAGCAGTTCGCCCGTACGCTCGCCGTCAACCTGGCCGATCTGCTCGGAACGCAGAACGTCTACGACCAGCCGCTCCGCCGGCCGGTCGCCATCGACAACCAGGTGGAGGTCGACATCAACCGCTTCGACATCCGGGCGGACAACGTCGCCGTTCTGGACGCGCGTTGGCGGTTGTACGGCCGGGACGGCGAATCGCTGCAGGCCAGCGGCGTCTTGACGGTCACCGAGCCGGCGGCGCCCGAGTCGGGATTCGAGGGCAGGGTGCAGGCGCTCAGCCGCTGCGTCGCCGAACTGAGCCGCAAGATCGCGGCTGCGATCGCCAGCCGCAGCGCCTGA